The DNA window GCGCTGCCCCGTATGGAGGCCCAGCACATCGCCCGGATGACCGAGGCCAACGACCGCTTCGTCCGGGCACTGGACGCCGGCGACCCGATGGCCGCCATCGCCGCCGACGACGACCTGCACGCCGTCCCCCTCCAGGTCTGCGGCAACCGCGCCCTCACCGAGACCGTCCAGCGGTACACCCCGCTGCTCCGCCGCCTGGAGCGCCGCCGCTTCTCCACCGAGGCGGCCCGCGCCTCGGTCACCCGCCACCAGGAGCTGATCGCCGCCTGCGCCGCCGGACAGGGCGACCGGGCCGCAGCGCTGACCCGCGCCATCTGGAGCGACCTCGCCGCCCTCGTCGAGGCGGCCTCCGAGGCGCCCGAGCCGGAGTAGGAAGACCCTGGCCGCCACGGTGGCGCTGCGGCTGCTGCCGGGAGATGTCACGTAGCGTGAAGTCCGCAGCACCGCCGTCCGAAGGAGCCACCGGTGCAGACGACCGTACTCGCCGTGCTGTTCGCG is part of the Peterkaempfera bronchialis genome and encodes:
- a CDS encoding GntR family transcriptional regulator, which encodes MTTWEPVRRRLLRDEAYDALLEAIVSGELPPGERLNDAELADRLGLSRAPVRQALARLAGERLVVSKPQSYTRVAPVDAREVADALTVVRTLHELAVREALPRMEAQHIARMTEANDRFVRALDAGDPMAAIAADDDLHAVPLQVCGNRALTETVQRYTPLLRRLERRRFSTEAARASVTRHQELIAACAAGQGDRAAALTRAIWSDLAALVEAASEAPEPE